The Pseudophryne corroboree isolate aPseCor3 chromosome 12, aPseCor3.hap2, whole genome shotgun sequence genomic sequence tctaatagatgtctacacacagcagctgcatcacctgcggatgtctaatagatgtctgcacacagcagctgcatcacctgcggatgtctaatagatgtctgcacacagcagctgcatcacctgcggatgtctaatagatgtctacacacagcagctgcatcacctgcggatgtctacacacagcagctgcatcacctgcggatgtctaatagatgtctacacacagcagctgcatcacctgcggatgtctaatagatgtctacacacagcagctgcatcacctgcggatgtctaatagatgtctacacacagcagctgcatcacctgcggatgtctaatagatgtctacacagagcagctgcatcacctgcggatgtctaatagatgtctacacacagcagctgcatcacctgcggatgtctaatagatgtctacacacagcagctgcatcacctgcggatgtctaatagatgtctgcacacagcagctgcatcacctgcggatgtctaatagatgtctacacacagcagctgcatcacctggggatgtctaatagatgtctacacacagcagctgcatcacctggggatgtctaatagatgtctacacacagcagctgcatcacctgcggatgcctaatagatgtctacacacagcagctgcatcacctgcggatgtctaatagatgtctacacacagcagctgcatcacctgcggatgtctaatagatgtctacacacagcagctgcatcacctgcggatgcCTAATAGATGtctgcacacagcagctgcatcacctgcggatgtctaatagatgtctacacacagcagctgcatcacctgcagatgtctaatagatgtctacacacagcagctgcatcacctgcggatgtctaatagatgtctgcacacagcagctgcatcacctgcggatgcctaatagatgtctacacacagcagctgcatcacctgcggatgtctaatagatgtctacacacagcagctgcatcacctgcggatgtctaatagatgtctacacacagcagctgcatcacctgcggatgtctaatagatgtctgcacacagcagctgcatcacctgcggatgtctaatagatgtctacacacagcagctgcatcacctgcggatgtctacacacagcagctgcatcacctgcggatgtctacacacagcagctgcatcacctgcggatgtctaatagatgtctacacacagcagctgcatcacctgcggatgtctaatagatgtctacacacagcagctgcatcacctgcggatgtctaatagatgtctgcacacagcagctgcatcacctgcggatgtctaatagatgtctacacacagcagctgcatcacctgcggatgtctaatagatgtctgcacacagcagctgcatcacctgcggatgtctaatagatgtctacacacagcagctgcatcacctgcggatgtctaatagatgtctgcacacagcagctgcatcacctgcggatgtctaatagatgtctacacacagcagctgcatcacctgcggatgtctaatagatgtctgcacacagcagctgcatcacctgcggatgcctaatagatgtctacacacagcagctgcatcacctggggatgtctaatagatgtctacacacagcagctgcatcacctgcggatgtctaatagatgtctgcacacagcagctgcatcacctgcggatgtctaatagatgtctgcacacagcagctgcatcacctgcggatgtctaatagatgtctacacacagcagctgcatcacctgcggatgtctaatagatgtctacacacagcagctgcatcacctgcggatgtctaatagatgtctacacacagcagctgcatcacctgcggatgtctaatagatgtctacacagagcagctgcatcacctgcggatgtctaatagatgtctacacacagcagctgcatcacctgcggatgtctaatagatgtctacacacagcagctgcatcacctgcggatgtctaatagatgtctgcacacagcagctgcatcacctgcggatgtctaatagatgtctacacacagcagctgcatcacctggggatgtctaatagatgtctacacacagcagctgcatcacctggggatgtctaatagatgtctacacacagcagctgcatcacctgcggatgtctaatagatgtctacacacagcagctgcatcacctgcggatgtctaatagatgtctacacacagcagctgcatcacctgcggatgcCTAATAGATGtctgcacacagcagctgcatcacctgcggatgtctaatagatgtctacacacagcagctgcatcacctgcggatgtctaatagatgtctacacagagcagctgcatcacctgcggatgtctaatagatgtctacacacagcagctgcatcacctgcggatgtctaatagatgtctacacagagcagctgcatcacctgcggatgtctaatagatgtctacacacagcagctgcatcacctgcggatgtctaatagatgtctacacacagcagctgcatcacctgcggatgtctaatagatgtctacacacagcagctgcatcacctgcggatgtctaatagatgtctgcacacagcagctgcatcacctgcggatgtctaatagatgtctacacacagcagctgcatcacctgcggatgtctaatagatgtctacacacagcagctgcatcacctgcggatgtctaatagatgtctacacacagcagctgcatcacctgcggatgtctaTAGATGtctgcacacagcagctgcatcacctgcggatgtctaatagatgtctgcacacagcagctgcatcacctgcggatgtctaatagatgtctgcacacagcagctgcatcacctgcggatgtctaatagatgtctacacacagcagctgcatcacctgcggatgtctaatagatgtctacacacagcagctgcatcacctgcggatgtctaatagatgtctgcacacagcagctgcatcacctgcggatgtctaatagatgtctacacacagcagctgcatcacctgcggatgtctaatagatgtctgcacacagcagctgcatcacctgcggatgtctaatagatgtctacacacagcagctgcatcacctgcggatgtctaatagatgtctacacacagcagctgcatcacctgcggatgtctaatagatgtctacacacagcagctgcatcacctgcggatgtctaatagatgtctacacacagcagctgcatcacctgcggatgtctaatagatgtctacacacagcagctgcatcacctgcggatgtctaatagatgtctacacacagcagctgcatcacctgcggatgtctaatagatgtctgcacacagcagctgcatcacctgcggatgtctaatagatgtctgcacacagcagctgcatcacctgcggatgtctaatagatgtctgcacacagcagctgcatcacctgcggatgtctacacacagcagctgcatcacctgcggatgtctaatagatgtctacacacagcagctgcatcacctgcggatgtctaatagatgtctacacacagcagctgcatcacctgcggatgtctaatagatgtctacacacagcagctgcatcacctgcggatgtctaatagatgtctacacacagcagctgcatcacctgcggatgtctaatagatgtctacacacagcagctgcatcacctgcggatgtctaatagatgtctacacacagcagctgcatcacctgcggatgtctaatagatgtctgcacacagcagctgcatcacctgcggatgtctaatagatgtctacacacagcagctgcatcacctgcggatgtctaatagatgtctacacacagcagctgcatcacctgcggatgtctaatagatgtctacacacagcagctgcatcacctgcggatgtctaatagatgtctacacacagcagctgcatcacctgcggatgtctaatagatgtctacacacagcagctgcatcacctgcggatgtctaatagatgtctacacacagcagctgcatcacctgcggatgtctaatagatgtctgcacacagcagctgcatcacctgcggatgtctaatagatgtctacacacagcagctgcatcacctgcggatgtctaatagatgtctacacacagcagctgcatcacctgcggatgtctaatagatgtctacacacagcagctgcatcacctgcggatgtctaatagatgtctacacacagcagctgcatcacctgcggatgtctaatagatgtctgcacacagcagctgcatcacctgcggatgtctaatagatgtctgcacacagcagctgcatcacctgcggatgtctaatagatgtctacacacagcagctgcatcacctgcggatgtctaatagatgtctacacacagcagctgcatcacctgcggatgtctaatagatgtctacacacagcagctgcatcacctgcggatgtctaatagatgtctacacacagcagctgcatcacctgcggatgtctaatagatgtctacacacagcagctgcatcacctgcggatgtctaatagatgtctgcacacagcagctgcatcacctgcggatgtctaatagatgtctacacacagcagctgcatcacctgcggatgtctaatagatgtctgCACACAtcagctgcatcacctgcggatgtctaatagatgtctacacacagcagctgcatcacctgcggatgtctaatagatgtctgcacacagcagctgcatcacctgcggatgtctaatagatgtctacacacagcagctgcatcacctgcggatgtctaatagatgtctacacacagcagctgcatcacctgcggatgtctaatagatgtctacacacagcagctgcatcacctgcggatgtctaatagatgtctgcacacagcagctgcatcacctgcggatgtctaatagatgtctacacacagcagctgcatcacctgaACTTTCTGTCACTTTCTATTGTCACTTTTTTTGTTATTTGGGGGGACATTGTGTCTTGTAAGGATGTCCTAAGACTCTAGTGGTGCCTGAGTATCTCCTCCTGCGTTGCGGCAATTTCCTATTGGTTAGGACGGGTCAGTCATTAGTACAAACATCCAGGAGTAGAGCTTAGCCAGCTGCCTATCCCAGGCAGATGGGGCCGGTGGTGGAGAAGCTGGGAGAGCACTGCCAGGAGAGAGACGGCCACAAGTGCGCAGAGGGATGCCAAGAAGGATGGGGTCAGCAGAAGTCAGTGGATCCTGGGTACGGGGTACAACAGGCTCATGTGCTCCGCACCCTTGAAGGGCAGCTTTTGGCTGGAGTAGTAATGGACCACCTCTGGGATGCTGCAGAAGACGCCGCCTGTCTGATTCAAAGTGAACTTGTTGTCTTTTGTTTGGGCCACGATAATATGGACGCAGCCCTGGCTGGTCCTAGAGGGAGGCAGAAGAAGGTTTCAGGGTGCATCATCCAAGGGCAGTTCAGCAATAAAAGGTAAAATGGGCCAACAGTGATCAAACATAcctctacaccaggcctggccaacctgtggctctccagctgttgtaaaactacaagtcccatcatgccttgccacagttttgctattagggaatgctaaaactgtggcagggcatgctgggatgtgtagtttcactacatctggagagccacaggttggccaggcctgctctacacaaatacccccccccccattacaaAGCCTTACACAAGGTATCACATATCCCACAGGAGAGCAGCCACCAAACGTCTGCCCACGAAGCACCAGGAGGGCAACACAAcagacagcaggctaccccgcccaaACAAAGCGTCAGCTCCCAGTCTTACTCACTTCAGGGCAATGGAGTATTTGCTGTTCCCGGACTCGCTGTTCCGCAGTAGGTAGCTCGCCTCGCGACAGGACTGCAGCCTGCTCTCCGCCTCGGCGCGTGTTACGGCTCCGTGGTACCAACTACAGCCAGAAGAGGGAGCAAGAAACGCATAATGAAGTGCAAAACCGCAGGAAGTTACGCAACGCGCCACAGACTGCACAGAACTGAGAGTGCTCAATACAAGTATAAGAAATAATGACAACACATAAGACAATACTAAAATCACACACAAGAGCATGCAATCATAACCCCCCACTGTAATCTAAATTGTACCTCTGCTTCTCCAGGGGGACGGTTGGGTCCACTCTGTCACTGTGCTCGGCCTGGGGCTGCTTCAAGACCTTCGCTGTCCAACTTTTCTGGCGCTGGTGCAGTCGGACGACCTCCTCTTTCACCGGGGACCGGTCGCTGCTTTCAAACTGGACTGTAAGCCGCAGGGAGCAATGGGAGATGATGTGTGAGGAACGGGCGCGGTTCTGCTTGTTCATTTCTCCAGGTATTATACATAGATAAACCTGAACGTAATACGGCAGCTGTACAATCTAACGGTTGACATCTAAATAAAGGAAGGGAGGTGCTCCTCTATCTAGGATCATTCCGGGACAGCACAGACActttagagcagtggtttccaaactgtgcACTGCGGCACTGTGGGTAATCCGGTTCCAAGTCAAGTTCCCCGGCTGATGCTGCCAGTCAGGTGATCGTCTTGGAACCAGTAAGCTTAAAGTAACGGGAGGCACCatgcaaaaagtttttttaaaggtCTTTGGAGGAGCCCAGCACTGTGGTCTGATATAACCTCCTCTTATGAGGAAGGGTGGAACCACTGGTCGGCACTCGTGGAAAAGCATTGTAGGAGCCGCTCCCTGTGTCTGTCACTCTTTCTCTAGACATTTTACTATGTCTACCTGTTTAGCTTCTCACcgtctctttgtgtgtgtgtgtgtgtgtgtgtgtgtgtgtgtgtctcccactgTCCCCCCATTCTATCCCCCCCTCCTTAATGTTTCTTCCATATGCTCCTGCTGCCCCACTTGCACCATAGTATCTTCCCCTTGCTTTTCTTTCCTCCTCTTCTGCTGGTGATTGGACAAACCAGTGCTGGCAGCTGCCAATCTGAAGTGATGTGATCCACCTGATGTGAAGGGAATCAAATGCCACATACCTGAGCCTAAGTACGCACAGTCTTGTGACTGCAGTCATTGGTGCCGAGTATTTACACAGGGGGACTCAGCTGATTGCGAAGTTCCGTTTGCGCACAAAGCCGGTAATTACGGCAGGAAACCTTTGCAGATTGTTGATCACACTGTTACGGCGTGCAGACAAGAACGAGCAAGGTTTACCTCCCAGGTGACAGCAAGATGCCGGCGTGCAAACGTTCCTATGAAACCGCTCTAGGAGCGCCGCGAAAACATTTGCGCCGGAAAACGTATAAGCTTGGAAGCCTCAGCCATTGGGACAGGTATGACGTCACTGAAGTAACATGTATACAGTAACGCTCTGTATAGATGTGTGCGCTCACAAACAGGAACAGTCATAACGGACGTGCATGCTTTGCCATTTCACCCTTTTGTCTACTTTCTAATATCAGCCAGCCGACTCGTTTAGAATCTACCAAAAGATACTACAAGTTTGACAATTGATCTGCTCCCAAAAGCAGAACTTGCATGTATGAAAGTGGAAGGAGGCAGAAGAGGATACAGCTGCCTGGTACAGCGAGTAATAAACAACATGCAAATACATTAATATTAACGGTCAGTTACCCTTTAAATAAGGAATGACAATGAGATGCTTTCGCGCTAACGAGAGTCTGGACCTGGCAAGGCCATTATGAGACCGGCTCCACTACTGTCCTCTGTTACCTCAGCCTGTTCCAAGGCTCTCGGGTACTAGAAGTTCCCTCCAAATCTAACTTTTGTTTCTCAGCCTCCTCTATAAACGCTGTGTTCTCTTCAAGCCTCTCCACCACCCAATCACCACCCTCTTCTCAAGATTTCTCACCTGAGAGCGCTCTCACAATATGCTCCTTTTTCCACTCCCACGGCTGCTCGTACTCCTCCGCTGGTCTCTCGTCATTCTCCGGCCGAGTCCCATCTGATACCCGCTGCTTCTTCTCTTGCCCCTCTCCCTCTAGGTCTGTCTTGGGGGGCTCGTAGGGCGTGTCATACAGCTGTGGCGGCTTTCCCAAGAGCTCCAGGGAGCCCTGCCTCTTGGCCTCCATCTTCACCTCGCACGGCGAGCCCAGTTCCAGCAGGAGAAGCTCTGTGATCAGTTGATCTTTGGAGCCCCTGCGCCGGATCTCTGAAATGCACCAACAACAGTATTACAAGAAGCCTCATTCATGCATTGGTTGTACCGCCATCGTACTGGGACACTGAGCAATCCTGTGATTACCCGGCTGTTATAGTTACACGTGTATCTTCTGGTTCTTGCTGTTTTGAAAGTCAAGTTGCACAAATCTGGGGAaatggtgtgtggggggggggggatattttatTCAGCTGTAAGATTCTACTGATTCTACACTTCAGCTAACTGTCATACCCACTTACAGCCTGTAGGTGGTGCTACACAACCATAATCAACGAAAAACTTTCAGGTCTCTTCCATATAAAGAGAATTACGGAGAACAACTAATCGTTATTCTAAAACATTTATCATTTCTTCAACCCTTTAGTAGTGCTTTAAAAATAGCACTGTACTAatttggtcattacgagttgatcgctagctgcatttaatCGCAGAgcggcaatgcgcacgcgcgacgtacgggcataacgaacgatgcagttttgcacagggactAGCTATGCATTTCagacgcactgctggccgcagagtgattgacatgaagtgggtatttctgggtggcaactgaccgttttcagggagtgttcggaaaaatgcaggcgtgcctgggaaaacgcaggcgtggctgggtgaacgctgggcgggtgtgtgacgtcaaatcctgaacagtctgaaattatcgcaagcgctgagtaggttttgagctactctgaaactacacaaacattttttgcaggcgctctgcgatacaaccgttcgcgcttctgctaaactaaaatacactcccagtgggcggcggcggcatagtgtttgcacggctgcgtgGGGGTGCACAATGGGCCAGAATCAGGTCCGGTTAGTATTGCTATTAACATAGTTTTCCAATTATAGGACACATGCGCAGGAGCCGGGCTCCGTTTCACAAAACTGAGACATGTCGCCTTCATTTTGTGGGGGTGGCTATGCCAGAGTCTCCTTCTTCAGGCAGAGATTTCCATGCCTCAACGGCTTCAACCGAACATGACTAAGGCCTAATGTGATACTGCTCACTTCCTGTGATAGGATCCATCCGCCCCCGAGGTCTCAATACCTACCCCGCCCCCGAGGTCTCAATACCCACCCCTGCACTCCCCCCTCCCTGCCCGGCTGTATTCTGAGGAGAACCCTGTATAAGGACAGATCGGCGACTTTATTTTGGTCGGAGCTGCTAGAAACTCCCGTCTCTCCGCAGAAGAGGACATAGGGGTGTTTATTTCCACGGTAACATTTtgtaccaaaaaataagaatttacttaccgataattctatttctcggagtccgtagtggatgctggggttcctgaaaggaccatggggaatagcggctccgcaggagacagggcacaaaaagtaaagctttaggatcaggtggtgtgcactggctcctccccctatgaccctcctccaagcctcagttaggatactgtgcccggacgagcgtacacaataaggaaggatttatgaatcccgggtaagactcataccagccacaccaatcacactgtaaaacctgtgatctgaacccagttaacagtatgataacagcggagcctctgaaaagatggctcacaacaataataacccgatttttgtaactatgtacaagtattgcagataatccgcacttgggatgggcgcccagcatccactacggactccgagaaatagaattatcggtaagtaaattcttattttctctatcgtcctagtggatgctggggttcctgaaaggaccatggggattataccaaagctcccaaacgggcgggagagtgcggatgactctgcagcaccgaatgagagaactccaggtcctccttagccaggttatcaaatttgtaggattttacaaacgtgtttgcccctgactaaatagccgctcggcaaagttgtaaagccgagacccctcgggcagccgcccaagatgagcccaccttccttgtggaatgggcatttacatattttggctgtggcaggcctgccacagaatgtgcaagctgaattgtattacacatccaactagcaaaagtctgcttagaagcaagagcacccagtttgttgggtgcatacaggataacagcaagtcagttttcctgactccagccgtcctggaacctatattttcagggccctgaccacatctagcaacttggagtcctccaagtccctagtaggcgcaagacaccacaataagctggttcaggtgaaacactgacaccaccttagggagagaactggggacgagtccgcagctctgccctgtccgaatggacaaacagatatgggcttttttgagaaaaaaaccaccaatttgacactcgcctggtccaggccaggtccaagagcatgttcacttttcatgtgagatgcttcaaatccacagatttgactggttttaaaccaatgtgttttgaggaatcccagaactacgttgagatcccacagtgccactggaggcacaaaagggggttgtatatgcaatactcccttgacaaacttctggacttcaggaactgaagccaattctttctggaagaaaaatcgacagggccgaaatttgaaccttaatggaccccaatttgaggcccatagacactcctgtttgcaggaaatgcaggaatcgaccgagttgaaatttcttcgtggggccttcctggcctcacaccacgcaacatattttcgccacatgtggtgataatgttgtgcggtcacctcctttctggctttgaccagggtaggaatgacctcttcctgaatgccttttcccttaggatccggcgttccaccgccatgccgtcaaacgcagctgcggtaagtcttggaacagacatggtacttgctgaaacaagtcccttcttagcggcagaggccataagtcctctgtgagcatctcttgaagttccgggtaccaagtccttcttggccaatccggagccatgagtatagttcttactcctctacgtcttataattctcagtaccttaggtatgaaaagcagaggatggaacacatacaccgactggtacacccacggtgttaccagaacgtccacagctattgcctgagggtctcttaacctggcgcaatacctgttccgttttttgttcagacgggacgccatcatgtccacctttggtaattcccaacggtttacaatcatgtggaaaacttccccatgaagttcccactctgccgggcggaggtcgtgcctactgaggaagtctgcttcccagtttccattcccggaatgaaacactgctgacagtgctatcacatgattttccgcccagcgaaaagtccttgcagtttttgccactgccctcctgcttcttgtgccgccctgtctatttacgtgggcgactgccgtgatgttttatcccactggatcaataccggctgaccttgaagcagaggtcttgctaagcttagagcattataaatttacccttagctatatttatgtggagaaaagtctccagacttgatcacactccctggaaattttttccttgtgtgactgctccccagcctctcgggctggcctccgtggtcaccaacatccaaaactgaatgccgaatctgcggccctctagaagatgagcactctgtaaccaccacaggagagacacccttgtccttggatatagggttatccgctgatgcatctgaagatgcgatccggaccatttgtccagcagatcccactgaaaagttcttgcatga encodes the following:
- the SHE gene encoding SH2 domain-containing adapter protein E, with product MAKWFKELPLTLKNVSDRAKPGFPGAKTLPKVGASRKNSCTDSAAPQGSSVKNRKNSSSEGQGKGVKDSRLSREGLQSLLAGKSRKNSRDEIGALRAPKGHSTYINRLIKVDPNLQEKNGRNFQEADEPGQEKEKGVKEETIIILEDYADPYDATRTKGQRDLERVGENDGYMEPYDAQQMITEIRRRGSKDQLITELLLLELGSPCEVKMEAKRQGSLELLGKPPQLYDTPYEPPKTDLEGEGQEKKQRVSDGTRPENDERPAEEYEQPWEWKKEHIVRALSVQFESSDRSPVKEEVVRLHQRQKSWTAKVLKQPQAEHSDRVDPTVPLEKQSWYHGAVTRAEAESRLQSCREASYLLRNSESGNSKYSIALKTSQGCVHIIVAQTKDNKFTLNQTGGVFCSIPEVVHYYSSQKLPFKGAEHMSLLYPVPRIH